In the Telopea speciosissima isolate NSW1024214 ecotype Mountain lineage chromosome 2, Tspe_v1, whole genome shotgun sequence genome, one interval contains:
- the LOC122650510 gene encoding uncharacterized mitochondrial protein AtMg00310-like, with amino-acid sequence MGNYANSHFKLPASHHSQIRKEATSFFWGDDTDKRKIRWIAWRRLCRSKDLGGLGFRDPELQNKALLSKMAWRLWKEPDSMWGRFMKAIYFPNGDFLSARLGAQPSWPWRSLLEGRKVLKDGNGRRMSFPNTSTLVIVKLFEEFT; translated from the exons ATGGGGAACTATGCTAATTCCCATTTTAAACTTCCGGCTTCACATCACTCTCAGATTCGCAAGGAGGCCACTAGCTTCTTCTGGGGGGATGACACAGATAAAAGGAAGATCCGTTGGATTGCTTGGCGCAGATTATGTAGATCTAAAGATCTTGGTGGCTTGGGTTTTAGAGACCCAGAGCTTCAAAATAAAGCTCTTCTTTCTAAGATGGCTTGGAGATTGTGGAAGGAGCCTGACTCAATGTGGGGCAGGTTTATGAAAGCAATTTACTTCCCCAATGGGGATTTCCTTTCTGCTAGATTGGGAGCTCAACCATCTTGGCCTTGGAGAAGTCTTTTGGAGGGGCGTAAGGTTTTGAAAGATG GAAATGGAAGGAGGATGTCCTTTCCAAATACTTCCACCCTAGTGATAGTGAAGCTATTCGAAGAATTCACTTGA
- the LOC122650511 gene encoding uncharacterized protein LOC122650511, with product MEENPELSSPQIPPHTASTSLQDDDDDEDTLALEEGVEDRLEDADKNCLVGQIVFCKPYRRQAVSEALVHAWNPRFSVIITPMQENRYRFQFQHELDLLNVLDESPWAVGGNLLLLEHWNANQEWGFHSTDFWVQIHDVPLELFNLEVGSQLAAKVGHPKQIILVQGVQFGARVIHVVDSKVYNKDGSFFYMTSVYGASIKSKRKEVWEQLTQIGSGRHMEWLCYGDFNSFLAWHEKEGGNCTGQRDIEGFKDMTIACALEDIGSHGPCFTWSNKRKGEANIRIRLDRALANDAWRTSHPDAAVLVKPTLNSDHAPLIIDSVGGRFKGERLFCFESAWFRHPDCEKTANTAWTTPVPSNPLPALYHKMSGIQPVFKRWNKEVFGHIQTKIKDLQLALIKLQEGPIGDDYHAQEENITTLLNEELEREEELWRQKSRISWLQQGDRNTRFFHMSTIQHRSHNRILKLQDSEGRWTHDEKRIYDLMTEYYQDIFTSEGLDSAALNHVLSIMQPQVSNPSSADQYRPISLCPVVVKVITKIMASRLKGVLDQIVAPNQSAFIPSRSISDNILMAHELFSYINKKKKGKQRFLALKLDMKKAYDRIEWNFLESVLLTLGFSSQWVNMVLSCLKTVSYSIIINGEVRGKVIPTRGIRQGDPLSPALFILCSQALSAVIAHSEQQGLVRGN from the exons ATGGAAGAGAATCCTGAACTATCGTCACCCCAGATCCCCCCTCATACAGCAAGCACCTCCCTCCAGGAcgatgacgatgatgaagaTACCCTGGCCTTAGAGGaaggggttgaggatcgattgGAGGACGCTGATAAAAATTGTCTGGTGGGCCAGATTGTCTTCTGTAAACCCTACAGACGCCAAGCTGTTTCGGAAGCGCTCGTTCATGCCTGGAATCCTCGATTTTCTGTTATTATCACTCCCATGCAGGAGAATCGCTATCGTTTTCAATTCCAGCATGAGCTTGATTTACTGAATGTTTTGGATGAGAGCCCTTGGGCGGTTGGGGGAAACTTATTACTGTTGGAACATTGGAATGCCAATCAAGAATGGGGATTCCATAGCACAGATTTCTGGGTGCAAATACATGACGTCCCATTGGAATTATTCAACTTAGAAGTGGGATCTCAGTTAGCAGCAAAGGTTGGACATCCCAAGCAAATAATTTTGGTTCAAGGTGTTCAGTTTGGGGCGAGAGTCAT CCATGTAGTAGATTCTAAGGTTTATAATAAAGATGGTTCTTTCTTTTATATGACTTCAGTTTATGGTGCTTCtattaaaagtaaaaggaaagaagtGTGGGAGCAATTAACCCAAATTGGAAGTGGCAGACACATGGAGTGGCTTTGCTATGGTGATTTTAACTCTTTTTTGGCCTGGCACgagaaggagggtggtaacTGTACTGGACAAAGAGATATTGAGGGATTTAAGGATATGACCATAGCTTGTGCTTTGGAGGATATTGGCTCTCATGGTCCCTGTTTTACTTGGAGTAATAAGAGGAAGGGTGAGGCTAATATAAGAATCAGGTTGGATAGGGCTCTGGCGAATGATGCTTGGAGAACTTCGCACCCGGATGCAGCGGTTTTGGTTAAACCCACTCTGAACTCTGATCACGCTCCCCTCATAATTGATTCAGTAGGTGGTCGTTTCAAAGGGGAGCGTCTCTTCTGTTTTGAGTCAGCCTGGTTTCGCCACCCCGATTGTGAGAAGACAGCTAATACAGCCTGGACTACCCCTGTGCCTAGTAATCCCCTGCCTgccttatatcataaaatgaGTGGTATTCAGCCGGTTTTCAAACGTTGGAACAAGGAGGTCTTTGGTCATATCCAAACAAAGATTAAGGACCTTCAATTGGCCCTAATCAAGCTCCAAGAGGGACCAATCGGTGATGATTACCATGCCCAGGAGGAGAATATCACTACCCTGCTTAATGAAGaattggagagagaggaggaactATGGCGCCAAAAGTCTCGCATTAGTTGGTTACAACAAGGTGACCGGAACACCAGATTTTTCCACATGTCCACCATCCAACATCGTAGCCACAATAGGATCTTGAAGCTCCAGGACAGTGAAGGTCGTTGGACTCATGATGAAAAGAGGATTTATGATCTAATGACTGAGTACTACCAGGACATCTTTACTTCTGAAGGGCTGGACTCTGCTGCTTTGAACCATGTTCTCTCTATCATGCAGCCTCAG GTTTCTAACCCCTCAAGTGCAGATCAGTATAGACCTATCAGTCTGTGCCCTGTGGTTGTCAAGGTCATCACGAAGATTATGGCTTCTAGGTTGAAAGGTGTTCTGGATCAGATTGTGGCTCCGAACCAGTCTGCTTTTATCCCTAGCCGTTCTATCTCCGACAACATTCTTATGGCCCATGAGTTATTCAGCTACattaataagaagaagaaggggaagcaGAGGTTTTTGGCTCTGAAGCTGGATATGAAGAAAGCGTACGACCGTATAGAGTGGAATTTCCTGGAATCAGTCCTCTTGACGTTGGGGTTCAGCTCGCAATGGGTGAACATGGTCCTCTCTTGTCTCAAAACGGTTTCGTACAGCATTATCATTAATGGGGAGGTTAGGGGGAAGGTGATTCCCACCAGGGGTATTCGCCAAGGGGATCCTCTATCTCCAGCTCTTTTCATCCTGTGCTCGCAAGCTTTAAGTGCAGTAATAGCCCACTCTGAACAACAAGGTTTGGTTAGAGGGAATTAA